A region of Paenibacillus sp. JNUCC-31 DNA encodes the following proteins:
- a CDS encoding sugar phosphate isomerase/epimerase family protein, with the protein MKLSVFTVATPDLTADELASAAAAAGIEGIEWRYRGIPTDALSEEPSYWRHNRCSIDPDQWEEQVPAFREAAKKHGRQSIALVPYLSCGDLLATEQAFQAAKALGASMMRVGVPGYDRTTSYPELYKQAVHYLSEVQEMAQQYKVKAVVETHHLTIAPTASLAYRLVQSLDSQHVGVLYDPGNMVHEGYENHRMGLELLGPYLAHVHVKNAGWFKDASNMNSKSSVNEENTKISIASAWHCQWTPLTEGVVNWLQVFRDLKSVGYDGYYGIEDFSGVLESKAMLQHFADVFAEIERRVDEEVQV; encoded by the coding sequence ATGAAGTTATCTGTATTCACTGTAGCCACACCGGACTTGACGGCAGATGAATTGGCTTCTGCTGCAGCCGCAGCTGGCATCGAAGGGATTGAATGGAGATATCGCGGAATACCGACTGATGCTCTGTCAGAAGAACCTTCCTATTGGAGACATAATCGTTGCTCGATCGATCCGGACCAGTGGGAGGAACAGGTACCAGCATTCCGTGAAGCGGCAAAAAAGCATGGCAGGCAATCGATTGCATTGGTGCCGTATCTGAGCTGTGGAGATCTGCTTGCTACAGAGCAGGCGTTTCAAGCGGCTAAGGCCTTAGGCGCATCCATGATGCGTGTAGGGGTTCCGGGCTATGATCGCACAACCAGCTATCCTGAATTGTACAAACAAGCCGTGCATTACCTGAGTGAAGTTCAGGAGATGGCCCAACAGTATAAGGTAAAGGCAGTAGTAGAAACCCATCATCTAACGATTGCACCCACTGCATCACTGGCTTATCGGCTTGTGCAATCGCTGGACTCACAGCATGTGGGCGTTTTGTACGATCCAGGCAACATGGTCCATGAAGGATATGAGAACCATCGTATGGGACTGGAATTGCTGGGACCTTATCTGGCACATGTGCATGTGAAAAATGCGGGCTGGTTCAAGGATGCATCGAACATGAATTCGAAATCCAGTGTAAATGAAGAGAATACAAAAATCTCGATAGCATCGGCCTGGCATTGCCAGTGGACCCCCTTGACCGAAGGCGTGGTGAACTGGTTGCAAGTATTCCGCGACCTGAAATCCGTTGGATATGACGGGTATTACGGCATTGAGGATTTTAGCGGAGTTTTGGAATCGAAGGCGATGTTACAGCATTTTGCAGATGTGTTTGCCGAAATTGAGCGTCGAGTTGACGAGGAGGTACAGGTATGA
- a CDS encoding Gfo/Idh/MocA family protein: protein MSLVRVAVIGIGNMGAAHARTLVAGEVPGAELVAVCDVRQEMESWVSSNLPASVTYWQDAEQMMSSGTIDAVIIATPHYDHPEKAVQAFQYGLHVMIEKPAGVYTKQVREMNEAAAASGKVFSMMYNQRTNPLYIKLRDLIASGELGEVRRTNWIITNWYRSQSYYDSGGWRATWAGEGGGVLINQDPHQLDLWQWTIGMMPVRVRAFCSFGKYRNIEVEDDVTAYVEYENGATGVFVTTTGEAPGTNRFEVNGDRGKIVIEDGQLTFWRLREPEPEFNQRFTGGFGQPECWKCEVPITGVETGHPGLIRNWIDAILNGTPLIAPGEEGIHGLTLSNAMLLSTWTDNWVDLSIDEDLFYEHLQQRIASSNTKKDKAGSSSQPADLSQTFK, encoded by the coding sequence ATGAGTTTGGTTCGAGTAGCGGTCATTGGAATTGGAAATATGGGCGCAGCGCATGCCAGAACGTTGGTGGCTGGAGAAGTACCAGGTGCAGAACTGGTGGCTGTGTGTGATGTGAGACAAGAAATGGAGAGCTGGGTATCCAGCAACCTTCCGGCTTCAGTCACCTATTGGCAGGATGCGGAGCAGATGATGTCATCAGGGACGATTGATGCGGTCATTATAGCCACTCCGCATTATGACCATCCCGAAAAGGCCGTTCAGGCTTTTCAGTATGGTTTGCATGTCATGATCGAGAAACCTGCCGGAGTATACACCAAACAAGTACGCGAGATGAATGAAGCGGCGGCTGCCAGCGGTAAAGTGTTTTCCATGATGTATAACCAGCGAACCAACCCTTTATATATCAAGTTAAGGGATCTGATTGCCTCGGGAGAACTGGGTGAGGTACGGCGCACCAACTGGATTATTACGAACTGGTATCGCTCCCAGAGCTATTATGATTCGGGCGGTTGGCGGGCAACCTGGGCTGGTGAAGGAGGCGGAGTCCTGATCAACCAGGACCCTCACCAACTGGACCTGTGGCAATGGACCATCGGCATGATGCCCGTTCGTGTGCGGGCCTTCTGTTCATTCGGCAAATACCGGAACATTGAAGTGGAGGATGATGTAACGGCATATGTAGAGTATGAAAATGGAGCCACAGGTGTATTCGTGACCACGACGGGTGAAGCACCGGGCACCAACCGATTCGAGGTCAATGGGGATCGCGGCAAAATTGTCATTGAAGATGGTCAGTTGACCTTCTGGCGTCTTCGTGAACCTGAGCCGGAATTCAATCAGAGATTTACCGGAGGATTTGGGCAGCCGGAATGCTGGAAGTGCGAGGTGCCGATTACTGGTGTGGAAACCGGACATCCCGGTCTGATTCGCAACTGGATCGATGCCATCCTGAACGGGACTCCGCTCATTGCTCCGGGAGAAGAGGGTATCCATGGTTTAACATTGTCCAATGCCATGCTGCTGTCGACCTGGACGGATAACTGGGTGGATCTGTCGATTGATGAGGATTTGTTCTATGAGCATTTACAGCAGCGGATTGCCAGTTCAAATACAAAGAAAGACAAGGCAGGAAGCAGCAGTCAGCCTGCTGATCTGTCACAGACATTTAAGTAG
- a CDS encoding Gfo/Idh/MocA family protein: MAKDGMFYAPKSVKKEVVCGPGEFVIGAVALDHGHIYGMVGGLVEAGATLKWVYDPDPAKVEAFRKQFPQAQIAATEADVLADDEVQLIAGAAITSERAPLGMRVMAAGKDYFTDKAPFTTLDQLALAREEVKRTGKKYMVYYSERLHVESAIYAGQLIEQGAIGKVVQVMGTGPHRLNAGGRPEWFFQHEKYGGILCDIGSHQIEQFLTFASCTDAEVGFSRVHNFNHPQFPELEDFGEASLIGNNGASGYFRVDWFTPDGLGTWGDGRTVILGTDGYIELRKYIDVAREREGDQVYLVNHEGEYRYSVKGQVGYPFFGELIRDCLNRTEIAMTQEHAFKAAELCLIAQHKAMSERVVWSSGVK, encoded by the coding sequence ATGGCAAAAGACGGAATGTTCTATGCTCCAAAGAGTGTGAAAAAAGAGGTAGTATGCGGCCCTGGGGAATTTGTCATCGGGGCAGTTGCACTGGATCACGGGCACATCTATGGCATGGTTGGCGGTCTGGTGGAGGCTGGGGCAACGCTCAAATGGGTATATGATCCTGACCCGGCTAAAGTCGAGGCTTTTCGGAAACAGTTCCCGCAGGCACAGATCGCTGCAACGGAAGCGGATGTACTTGCAGACGATGAAGTGCAGCTCATAGCTGGAGCAGCCATCACATCGGAACGTGCGCCACTCGGCATGAGAGTCATGGCCGCAGGCAAAGATTATTTTACGGACAAAGCCCCCTTTACCACACTGGATCAACTGGCCCTTGCGCGTGAAGAGGTCAAACGCACTGGGAAGAAGTATATGGTCTACTATAGTGAGCGTCTTCACGTTGAAAGTGCGATCTATGCCGGACAACTGATCGAACAGGGAGCCATCGGCAAGGTTGTACAGGTTATGGGGACGGGGCCGCATCGATTGAATGCGGGTGGTCGGCCTGAATGGTTCTTCCAGCATGAAAAGTATGGCGGCATCCTCTGTGATATTGGAAGTCATCAGATCGAGCAGTTTCTGACCTTTGCTTCGTGTACGGATGCAGAGGTAGGGTTCAGCAGGGTGCACAACTTCAATCATCCACAATTCCCGGAACTTGAGGACTTTGGCGAAGCATCACTGATCGGTAACAATGGCGCTTCCGGTTACTTCCGGGTGGACTGGTTTACACCGGATGGTTTGGGTACCTGGGGAGATGGGCGAACGGTTATTTTGGGAACAGATGGTTACATTGAACTGCGTAAGTATATCGACGTGGCGAGAGAGCGTGAAGGCGATCAGGTGTACCTGGTTAACCATGAAGGAGAATATCGCTATAGCGTCAAAGGACAGGTCGGTTATCCGTTCTTCGGAGAACTCATCCGGGATTGTCTGAATCGAACAGAGATCGCGATGACACAGGAGCATGCGTTTAAGGCGGCAGAACTCTGTTTGATTGCGCAGCATAAGGCAATGAGCGAGAGAGTGGTATGGAGTAGTGGTGTGAAGTGA
- a CDS encoding P-loop NTPase family protein gives MTELPRRIHIIGSTGSGKTYLAKNLSKQLDIPHYELDKVMWSSSVEMAGKNSPEVRDKLLNEIIVKDSWIVEGVYYKWLAESFDLADKIIFLTPNTFVRDLRIINRFIKQRIDIEKSNYRQTLKGLLEMIKWNHGFEAQKKKEILEILKPYDYKLEILKNNNAKSMRVIQRS, from the coding sequence ATGACCGAATTGCCAAGAAGAATACACATCATTGGCTCTACTGGAAGTGGTAAAACATATCTAGCTAAAAATTTATCTAAACAATTGGACATTCCTCACTATGAACTAGACAAGGTAATGTGGAGTAGTTCAGTAGAAATGGCAGGGAAAAATTCTCCTGAAGTTCGTGACAAACTATTAAATGAAATAATAGTAAAAGACTCTTGGATTGTTGAAGGAGTTTATTACAAGTGGCTGGCTGAGAGTTTCGATTTAGCGGACAAAATTATATTTTTAACACCAAACACTTTTGTAAGAGACTTAAGAATAATTAATAGATTTATTAAACAAAGAATAGATATTGAAAAGTCTAATTATAGACAAACACTAAAAGGACTATTGGAAATGATTAAATGGAATCATGGATTTGAAGCGCAGAAAAAGAAGGAGATCTTAGAAATATTAAAACCGTATGATTACAAATTAGAAATATTAAAGAATAATAATGCAAAATCAATGAGAGTAATTCAAAGAAGCTGA
- a CDS encoding DUF3977 family protein: MKFIEIGIGNKWFVRTETELNDGTEFETKGIVRPIQCQSIYLRVWIGKKVYIYDSKEGFKKTEKNRNEIKIIFGIKSL, encoded by the coding sequence ATGAAATTCATTGAAATTGGAATAGGTAACAAATGGTTTGTTAGAACTGAAACTGAATTAAATGATGGAACTGAATTTGAAACTAAAGGTATAGTAAGACCAATTCAATGCCAGTCTATTTATTTGCGAGTTTGGATAGGAAAAAAAGTATATATCTATGACTCAAAAGAGGGGTTTAAAAAGACAGAAAAGAATAGGAATGAAATTAAAATAATATTCGGAATAAAAAGTCTTTAA
- a CDS encoding HIT family protein, with the protein MPRLITLADGRSVEVECVSCALTSGLISSTGGVIFESSNFHVHQDIAYPIKGLVILASKRHFYCMDELTDEERLEFISLIHKLRSEQRKRLGIDKVYYFYNEDTTHHFHLWMVPRYEWMYQFGNSVESLRPALLHARNNMNDDENMKSVEEGVSMLREGMRDFVSSSR; encoded by the coding sequence ATGCCAAGACTAATTACATTGGCTGATGGAAGATCAGTAGAAGTTGAATGTGTAAGCTGCGCATTGACAAGTGGTTTGATTTCTTCAACAGGTGGAGTAATTTTTGAATCAAGCAACTTTCATGTCCATCAGGATATTGCTTATCCAATTAAAGGGTTAGTTATATTGGCTTCAAAGAGGCATTTTTACTGCATGGATGAATTAACAGATGAAGAGCGATTAGAATTTATTTCGTTAATCCATAAGCTCAGAAGTGAACAAAGAAAACGATTGGGAATTGATAAGGTCTATTATTTTTATAATGAAGATACAACACATCACTTTCATTTATGGATGGTTCCTAGATATGAATGGATGTACCAATTTGGAAATTCAGTAGAATCATTAAGACCGGCATTATTACATGCAAGGAATAATATGAATGACGATGAGAATATGAAGAGTGTAGAAGAAGGGGTTAGCATGCTAAGAGAGGGCATGAGGGATTTTGTGAGTAGCTCAAGGTAA
- a CDS encoding exosporium protein C — protein MVRILDKAAVQPRRRFNLANSFIIRRSPARSRLATITIRIPVNSQRNRVDLVATVGVRGVTGIAQILFRIFRDGREIFNTQQGIESAGSEQNYAVTFQAEDRNVIAGTHVYTVTAENLTTNTRADVVGPISFSGLAVKTRT, from the coding sequence TTGGTACGTATTCTCGATAAAGCTGCCGTCCAGCCGCGCCGTAGATTCAACTTAGCAAACTCATTTATTATCCGTCGTTCACCAGCAAGATCTCGCCTTGCAACAATCACTATACGGATTCCAGTCAATTCTCAACGTAATCGGGTAGATTTGGTAGCAACCGTGGGTGTTCGAGGTGTCACTGGTATTGCACAAATACTCTTTAGAATCTTCCGCGATGGAAGAGAGATTTTCAACACACAACAAGGTATCGAATCTGCTGGCTCTGAACAAAATTATGCTGTTACGTTCCAGGCGGAAGATAGAAATGTAATAGCTGGTACCCATGTTTACACAGTCACAGCAGAAAATCTTACTACAAATACAAGAGCCGATGTTGTTGGGCCGATATCGTTTAGTGGGTTAGCCGTTAAAACGAGAACCTAA
- a CDS encoding DUF6602 domain-containing protein — protein sequence MSNSIFVALLNRRIESFVSTYIEDSRSLFFKQDSLYHPGEYGRYREQTFKELLKHVINSNYDISEGFVITSKDHISTQCDVVVYEGEDTPLLRNDISQFFTIESVLSIGEIKSDLSKAQFKDALKKLAINKMLRNDASSTIKAKRGSFIEYEQLVSFLVCKKLNFDISTIDFDELYNGIEHQYRHNAILSLEQGVWTYILRFKDFPEPMRSHTESIGIKMDSSVIYEHPIHGENDSIYFCENSFFNYDEMNIYNHIRKFLLIIGTAIERTNLYNSEMLLYLDELTDEIFI from the coding sequence TTGAGTAATAGCATATTTGTTGCTTTATTGAATAGAAGAATAGAGAGCTTTGTTTCAACCTACATAGAAGATAGTAGGTCTTTATTCTTTAAACAAGACTCTTTATATCATCCAGGTGAATACGGTAGATACAGAGAGCAAACTTTTAAAGAACTATTAAAACACGTTATTAATTCGAATTATGATATATCTGAAGGTTTTGTTATAACTAGTAAAGATCATATTAGCACGCAATGTGACGTTGTGGTTTATGAAGGGGAAGATACTCCGCTATTGCGAAATGATATTTCACAATTCTTTACAATTGAGAGTGTTTTGTCTATAGGTGAAATTAAATCAGATTTGAGTAAAGCTCAGTTTAAAGATGCTTTGAAAAAATTAGCTATAAATAAAATGTTAAGAAATGATGCCTCTAGCACCATTAAAGCAAAGAGAGGATCATTTATAGAGTATGAGCAGTTAGTATCCTTCTTGGTATGTAAAAAGCTTAATTTCGATATAAGCACTATCGACTTTGATGAATTGTATAATGGTATAGAACATCAGTATCGTCACAATGCAATTCTTAGTTTAGAGCAAGGCGTTTGGACATATATACTTCGATTTAAAGATTTTCCAGAACCTATGAGAAGTCATACAGAATCGATTGGTATCAAAATGGATTCTTCTGTTATATATGAACATCCTATACATGGAGAGAATGACTCAATATACTTTTGCGAAAATTCATTCTTTAATTATGATGAAATGAATATTTATAATCATATTAGAAAATTTTTATTGATTATAGGTACTGCCATTGAAAGAACTAATTTATACAATTCAGAAATGCTGTTGTATTTAGATGAACTTACAGATGAAATTTTTATTTAG
- a CDS encoding IS5 family transposase (programmed frameshift), with translation MNTRYEIKETQWQRVQDLFPPERKPQGGRPAWDNRIMLNAMLWVARSGAPWRDLPDHFPHWKSVYTRFRRWQKAGIWDEVLKHVSLDADEESIMIDATIVRVHQHGSGAKGGKAQAIGRSRGGLSTKIHALVDALGNPLRFELTGGEAHDSVQGYELLQAMKLKMKQVLADRAYDTNAIRTLLDEQQAITVIPSKKNRREIQPHDRDIYKERHLVECFFNKVKNYRRLATRYDKLACTFKAFLTLASIMVWLA, from the exons ATGAATACTCGATACGAAATAAAAGAGACACAATGGCAGCGAGTTCAAGACCTGTTTCCACCTGAACGAAAACCACAAGGAGGACGCCCCGCATGGGACAACCGAATCATGTTAAATGCAATGCTTTGGGTTGCACGTTCAGGCGCCCCATGGCGTGATCTACCTGACCACTTTCCCCATTGGAAATCCGTCTACACCCGCTTTCGACGCTGGCAGAAAGCGGGGATTTGGGATGAGGTGCTGAAGCATGTCTCCCTGGATGCTGACGAGGAAAGCATCATGATTGATGCCACGATCGTGCGCGTTCATCAGCATGGATCGGGCGCAAAAGGGGGCAAAGCA CAAGCGATCGGACGTTCCCGTGGTGGACTAAGCACCAAAATTCATGCCTTGGTCGATGCGTTAGGAAATCCACTTCGTTTTGAATTAACGGGTGGTGAAGCTCATGACTCCGTTCAGGGCTATGAGCTTCTTCAAGCCATGAAACTGAAGATGAAGCAAGTGTTAGCCGATCGAGCGTATGATACGAATGCGATTCGGACACTTTTGGACGAGCAACAGGCGATTACAGTGATTCCAAGCAAGAAAAATCGCCGAGAGATTCAGCCACATGATCGAGATATCTATAAAGAACGTCATTTAGTGGAATGCTTCTTCAATAAAGTGAAAAACTATCGTCGTCTAGCGACTCGCTACGATAAATTAGCGTGTACGTTCAAGGCTTTTTTGACTCTGGCATCCATCATGGTGTGGCTTGCCTGA
- a CDS encoding helix-hairpin-helix domain-containing protein: protein MNVSENRAKEIKALSEFQSLPSIGPKFAKDLLMLGYYSLNEIRDKDGARLFDDLEHLYGERIDPCVEDQFRFVIYCANNSYCGNQWWDFTEERKHYRDTYGYSKKRPE, encoded by the coding sequence ATGAATGTTTCAGAAAATAGAGCCAAGGAAATAAAGGCTTTATCTGAGTTTCAAAGTTTACCTTCAATTGGACCTAAATTTGCAAAGGATTTATTAATGTTAGGTTATTATTCATTGAATGAAATAAGAGATAAAGATGGTGCCAGATTATTTGATGATTTAGAACATTTGTATGGGGAAAGAATTGATCCTTGTGTTGAAGATCAATTTAGATTCGTTATATATTGCGCTAATAATAGTTACTGTGGGAACCAATGGTGGGACTTCACCGAGGAAAGAAAACATTACAGGGATACTTATGGATATTCTAAAAAAAGACCTGAATAA